One window from the genome of Alnus glutinosa chromosome 13, dhAlnGlut1.1, whole genome shotgun sequence encodes:
- the LOC133854921 gene encoding MYB-like transcription factor ODO1: protein MGRQPCCDKLGVKKGPWTAEEDKKLINFILTNGQCCWRAVPKLAGLRRCGKSCRLRWTNYLRPDLKRGLLSEAEEQLVIDLHARLGNRWSKIAARLPGRTDNEIKNHWNTHIKKKLLKMGIDPVTHEPLHQQLLSEEKAPSNVSQSQESDSGRQCVAENDSTMNSEANSSDDSLLLEDINVCKNESLVNSLWLDDEAPLVDASWEPSLEENDCAWLLQDCQDFGIQDFGLDCFSDIEFNVLNTLDMGEKH from the exons ATGGGGAGGCAACCATGCTGTGACAAGCTTGGGGTAAAGAAAGGGCCATGGACGGCTGAGGAGGACAAGAAACTCATCAACTTCATTCTTACCAATGGTCAGTGCTGTTGGCGTGCCGTTCCTAAGCTCGCCGGCCTCCGACGTTGCGGCAAGAGTTGCCGCCTTCGCTGGACAAACTATCTTCGCCCAGACCTTAAGAGAGGCCTCCTCAGTGAAGCTGAAGAACAATTGGTTATTGATCTTCATGCGCGTCTTGGCAATAG GTGGTCCAAGATTGCAGCCAGATTGCCGGGAAGAACTGATAATGAGATTAAGAATCACTGGAACacccatataaaaaaaaagctgCTTAAGATGGGAATTGATCCTGTGACTCATGAACCGCTTCACCAACAACTTTTGTCCGAGGAAAAAGCTCCATCGAATGTTAGTCAGTCGCAAGAATCTGACAGCGGCCGCCAATGCGTTGCTGAAAATGATAGCACCATGAACTCAGAGGCCAACTCGAGCGACGACTCCCTCTTGTTAGAAGACATTAATGTTTGCAAAAATGAATCTTTAGTGAACAGCTTGTGGCTAGACGACGAAGCCCCCCTAGTGGATGCATCATGGGAGCCATCGCTGGAGGAGAACGACTGTGCATGGTTACTGCAGGATTGTCAGGATTTCGGTATTCAAGATTTTGGTTTAGACTGTTTCAGTGATATAGAATTTAACGTGTTAAACACATTAGACATGGGAGAAAAGCATTAA